The genome window AAACAGATGGCGCATGCGCGGCATCAGCTTTTTGGGATGGGCAGGGTCCAGGAACTGGACGCCGATCAACGCTTCTTCCCAATGGGCCAGGAAAGCCTGGACGGCTTCGCTGGACGCCGGTTCGGCGCCGCGCGAGGGTTCCTGTGCGGTCGACACCGGCAGCAAAGCAGCGCCCTGGTCCACCAACAACGCATAACGCAGCTCCCAGGCGGCCAGTTGCAAGGCCTGAGCGACGTTCAGCGAGCTGTATTCGGGATTGGCGGGAATGTGGCAGATGCGATGGCACAGCGCGATCTGCGCGTTGGTCAGCCCGGCGCGCTCGGTGCCCAGCACAATGGCTGCCACGCCCTCGGCCGTCTCGGCCAGATGGGCGCAGGCCAGATCAGCGGCCTGACGGATGTCGCAGGGCGGGGGGCCCAGGTCGCGCACGCGGGCGGTCAACGCAAACGCCATGGTGACGGGCGCAAGCGCTTCTTCCAGGGAGTCATAAATCCGGGCGTTTTCCAGCACGTCTAGAGCGCCGCTGGCCAGTGCCACAGCTTCTGGCTGACTGGTTACATCTGGAAACTTTGGGGCCACCAGGACGAGTTCGGAGAAGCCCATTGTCTTGATTGCGCGGGCCGCCGAACCCACGTTTCCGGGGTGGCTGGGGTTCACCATAACGAAGCGAACACGTGAAAATGCTTGAGTCATTTAAAATGGCACGTTTGGCTTAGTGCCTTCCTGTTTTTTTGGGTCGATTTCCCCGGTTGGGGCAACGACGGACCCGGGGGGGCGGCAAGTGGCCAACCATCACGCGAACCCACCGCATACGTACGGAATTTTATGCACCCGA of Achromobacter seleniivolatilans contains these proteins:
- a CDS encoding RNA methyltransferase; the encoded protein is MTQAFSRVRFVMVNPSHPGNVGSAARAIKTMGFSELVLVAPKFPDVTSQPEAVALASGALDVLENARIYDSLEEALAPVTMAFALTARVRDLGPPPCDIRQAADLACAHLAETAEGVAAIVLGTERAGLTNAQIALCHRICHIPANPEYSSLNVAQALQLAAWELRYALLVDQGAALLPVSTAQEPSRGAEPASSEAVQAFLAHWEEALIGVQFLDPAHPKKLMPRMRHLFSRPALSRDEVDMLRGVCTAMLATARRNGGAKK